In a single window of the Mesorhizobium shangrilense genome:
- a CDS encoding SDR family NAD(P)-dependent oxidoreductase has product MPSQTALRIPDLEGKAVLVTGASTGIGAALAVAYAAQGCKVSLHYNASTEAAETLAEGIREAGGEVFLVRGDFGVSADVERVVEESAAHFGRLDGLVNNAGGMLGRVPYAEMTDAQYDKVMDLNARSVITACRVALPWLKKQGGFIINTSSIAARNGAGNGAGIYGSSKAFVSNVTRGMAKEFVPFRIRVNAVSPGTIATPFHERYSTPELIKAAVATIPMGRTGTAEDCVGAYLFLSSELLSAYITGQVIEVNGGQLMP; this is encoded by the coding sequence ATGCCTTCACAGACTGCACTGAGAATACCCGACCTTGAGGGCAAGGCGGTGCTGGTCACCGGCGCTTCGACCGGCATCGGAGCAGCGTTGGCCGTGGCCTATGCCGCGCAGGGGTGCAAGGTTTCGCTGCACTACAATGCCAGCACCGAGGCGGCCGAAACCCTCGCCGAGGGCATCCGCGAGGCCGGAGGCGAAGTGTTCCTCGTCCGCGGTGATTTCGGCGTCTCGGCCGACGTGGAGCGGGTGGTCGAGGAAAGTGCGGCTCATTTCGGCCGGCTGGACGGCCTGGTCAACAATGCGGGCGGGATGCTCGGCCGCGTGCCCTATGCCGAGATGACCGACGCGCAGTACGACAAGGTCATGGACCTCAACGCCCGTTCGGTGATCACCGCCTGCCGGGTCGCGCTTCCCTGGCTGAAGAAGCAGGGCGGCTTCATCATCAACACCTCGTCCATCGCCGCCCGCAACGGCGCCGGCAACGGCGCCGGCATCTACGGCTCTTCCAAGGCCTTCGTGTCCAACGTCACCCGCGGCATGGCGAAGGAGTTCGTCCCCTTCAGGATCAGGGTCAACGCCGTGTCGCCGGGCACCATCGCGACGCCCTTCCATGAGCGCTACTCGACCCCGGAACTGATCAAGGCCGCCGTCGCGACCATCCCCATGGGTCGGACGGGCACCGCCGAGGACTGCGTCGGGGCCTATCTCTTCCTCTCGTCCGAATTGCTCAGCGCCTAC